In Mytilus edulis chromosome 13, xbMytEdul2.2, whole genome shotgun sequence, a single window of DNA contains:
- the LOC139501646 gene encoding neuralized-like protein 4 isoform X1, which produces MASSDEPLPKFHERVGSLVQLSNENRTAQRNHPAQEFNNGVAISRDPLKEDQLFEVKIDKKVNSWSGSIEIGVTTCDPNNLNFPISATGFREGTWVMSGSSILKDGHSITEEYGADLDQLSEGDTVGVMVNWKRELRFFVNGVDQGTAASDINSKVYAVVDMYGKCAQVSIIRPGSVHRTDNNITSNDVASQIANEFLTQLSNQIVNDLTRSADILSTSNTSNAEASPSNDMLTFHQKCGSLIKLTNEMRTAERKRPLDEFNNGVVMTNRPLKNDEMFEIRLDILVDKWSGSIEVGITTHNPGTLDIPATMTNMRSGTIMMSGCGILTNGKGTRREYGQYNLDELAEGDRIGLMRKSNGQLHYYINGQDQGVASNETPQTIWGVVDLYGMAVKVTILDRNDPNYPNNIQNTVTRNNVFRHFPDLYDEEALEVTNIDEEESDRLLFHTSCGSHATVMSGQRTALRPNAMDDFNNGVVLTTRTLKPDELFEVRLDKMIDKWAGSVEIGVTLHCAEELEFPSTMTNIRSGTWMMTGNGVMHNGTTVIDEYGQNLDRLKAGDRVGVRRRADGTLNFYVNGIDQGQAATNIPENVFGVVDLYGQAAQATIIDRYDSLSSPDAESSSMVETEELRFHLVHGQNAVIVNNGRTATRPNATGEFNDAIIMSNRPLKDNELFEIIIEKMVDRWSGSIEAGVTAIKPEDLEFPNTMTDIDYDTWMLSGSAIMQDGTTIRNGYPLDLDLVTVGCRLGMMRCSDGTLHFYYNGRDQGVACSDISTNVFAVIDLYGQCSQVSITSGSGVLPTDNNLLQNSTDLSIVSPSDVTHKFSQCCGKNISIKNNGSSACRTRNFNHGLVFSSDPLKRDELFEIRIETLSKVWSGSLHIGLTSSAISDSTPQSLVPTRATELVSKPTWVVLGSEVKKCGSLIKENYTPSLYRLEIGNRVGVKRCADGTMHVYINGEDMGVAASNIPKNVFAVIDLYGSVESISVISNSGGDNPMLASQVSTVSELVEIDKDQDQDTSSDVSFHGNHGKNIILSAGNCTAQRAGSYNQAVIVTSCRLKRNKLFQIKVDKLNACWSCSLVVGVLGFTPDRFNFPVSAIGIKKSCIVVQGDSVYSCGVKVKEKYGPNLDQLKIGQTVGLLIDNDFCLHLYIDNMDQGVAARDIPYPCYGIIDLYGQCEQVSVVPTERVSPVPMCIAEDREKADFDEVVKEKSGRINIVEPNLARNCEYQNICSRIKILLGVPDGYFDTSMNICYCDVCHKLRSDEMYHCKGDPPKEFALPSSWCKFSFKLPNKAHTLNVQDKWHSAYYGTRMDLLRRIVDTGDLHVSGSESGSCSILTSSITKYTEKSRPETCGLKPVYLSPTIKYAGCNEFSPKYKLTDPKTKKTYCVRIGLQVWLKPGSYKVGPQSLGFDEQIDPKFKNNELEWSTKERGSIMLQSLLIKIE; this is translated from the exons GTTAATTCATGGAGTGGATCTATAGAGATTGGAGTTACTACTTGTGATCCAAATAACCTGAACTTCCCTATCAGTGCAACAGGTTTCAGAGAGGGAACATGGGTTATGTCTGGTAGTTCTATACTTAAGGATGGACATTCTATAACAGAGGAGTATGGGGCAG ATTTAGACCAGTTATCAGAGGGGGACACAGTTGGTGTTATGGTGAACTGGAAGAGAGAGTTAAGGTTCTTTGTGAATGGTGTTGATCAAGGAACAGCCGCATCAGACATAAATTCTAAAGTTTATGCTGTTGTTGACATGTATGGAAAATGTGCACAGGTTTCTATTATTAGACCTGGCTCTGTCCATAGAACAGATAATA ATATCACCTCCAATGATGTTGCCAGTCAGATAGCCAATGAATTTCTGACACAATTATCCAATCAGATTGTCAATGATTTAACCAGAAGTGCAGACATTTTATCAACATCCAATACTTCCAATGCTGAAGCTTCACCTTCAAATGATATGTTGACATTCCATCAAAAGTGTGGCAGTCTTATTAAATTAACCAATGAAATGAGAACAGCAGAGAGAAAGCGCCCCCTGGATGAGTTCAATAatggagttgtgatgacaaataGACctttaaaaaatgatgaaatgttTGAA aTTCGTCTGGATATTTTAGTAGATAAATGGTCAGGGTCTATAGAGGTAGGAATTACAActcataatcctggtacattgGACATTCCAGCAACTATGACAAATATGAGATCTG gtaCTATTATGATGAGTGGTTGTGGAATTCTGACCAATGGGAAAGGTACAAGGAGAGAGTATGGACAATATAACTTAGATGAATTGGCG GAGGGAGATAGAATTGGTTTGATGAGGAAATCTAATGGTCAGTTACATTATTACATCAATGGTCAGGACCAAGGTGTGGCCTCTAACGAGACCCCACAGACTATATGGGGTGTGGTGGACCTCTATGGGATGGCTGTCAAAGTAACCATTCTGGATAGAAATGACCCTAACTATCCTAACAACATACAAAACACAGTTACAAGAAATAATGTTTTCCGACATTTTCCTGATCTGTATGATGAAGAAGCTTTGGAAGTGACTAATATTG ATGAAGAAGAATCTGACAGGTTATTATTTCATACATCCTGTGGGTCACATGCTACCGTTATGAGTGGACAAAGAACAGCTCTCAGACCTAA TGCAATGGATGATTTTAACAATGGAGTTGTACTTACAACTAGAACACTGAAACCAGATGAACTATTTGAGGTCCGACTTGATAAAATGATAGACAAATGGGCAGGGTCAGTAGAGATAGGGGTAACATTACATTGTGCTGAGGAGCTGGAGTtcccttcaacaatgacaaacaTCAGATCGGGGACATGGATGATGACAGGGAATGGAGTGATGCATAATGGAACAACAGTTATTGATGAATATGGACAAAACCTTGATCGCTTAAAG GCAGGAGATAGAGTAGGTGTTAGAAGAAGAGCTGATGGGACTTTGAATTTCTATGTTAATGGTATAGACCAGGGTCAAGCTGCCACTAATATTCCAGAGAATGTGTTTGGTGTGGTAGATTTGTATGGACAAGCTGCACAGGCCACAATTATAGATAGATATG ATAGTCTAAGCTCTCCCGATGCAGAGTCTAGTAGTATGGTGGAGACAGAGGAATTAAGGTTTCATCTCGTCCATGGACAGAACGCTGTTATTGTCAACAATGGTAGAACTGCTACACGTCCTAATGCCACGGGAGAATTTAATGATGCCATCATCATGAGTAACAGACCATTAAAGGATAACGAACTGTTTGAAATCATTATTGAGAAAATGGTGGATCGTTGGTCTGGGTCTATTGAGGCTG GAGTAACAGCCATCAAGCCAGAAGATTTAGAATTTCCTAACACCATGACAGATATAGATTATGATACATGGATGTTAAG TGGATCTGCCATCATGCAGGATGGTACTACTATAAGAAATGGTTATCCTTTAGATTTAGATTTAGTAACTGTGGGGTGTCGTCTGGGGATGATGAGATGTTCTGATGGGACGCTACACTTTTATTATAACGGTAGAGACCAGGGAGTGGCCTGTTCAGATATTTCTACAA aTGTATTTGCAGTCATAGATTTATATGGACAATGTAGCCAAGTGTCTATTACAAGTGGTTCTGGAGTTCTTCCTACAGataataatttattacaaaatagtACAGATCTGTCAATAGTATCACCATCAG ATGTCACACACAAGTTTAGCCAGTGCTGCGGGAAGaatatttctatcaaaaataatgGTTCTTCTGCATGTAGAACGAGAAATTTTAACCATGGACTGGTATTTAGTTCTGATCCACTCAAAAGAGATGAACTTTTTGAG ATAAGAATAGAAACACTATCCAAAGTTTGGTCTGGATCATTACACATCGGACTGACCAGTTCAGCTATATCTGACTCTACTCCACAGTCCTTGGTCCCCACCAGAGCTACAGAACTAGTCTCTAAACCAACATGGGTAGTTCTGGGCTCAGAGGTCAAGAAATGTGGCTCACTTATTAAGGAAAATTATACTCCATCTTTATATAGACTAGAG ATAGGAAACAGAGTTGGGGTGAAGAGATGTGCTGATGGCaccatgcatgtatatatcaatgGAGAAGATATGGGCGTTGCTGCTTCTAACATTCCTAAG AATGTGTTTGCTGTGATAGATTTATATGGATCTGTAGAATCAATATCTGTGATCAGTAATTCAGGGGGAGATAATCCAATGCTTGCTAGTCAAGTGTCAACAGTATCAGAACTTGTAGAg ATTGACAAAGATCAGGATCAGGATACATCCAGTGATGttagtttccatggtaaccaTGGAAAGAATATAATTCTGTCAGCTGGTAACTGTACAGCTCAAAGAGCGGGTAGTTATAATCAAGCTGTTATCGTTACTAGTTGTCGTCTCAAGAGAAATAAGTTATTCCAA ataaaaGTAGATAAATTAAATGCCTGTTGGAGTTGCTCACTAGTTGTTGGTGTATTGGGTTTTACACCTGACAGATTTAACTTTCCAGTATCAGCCATTGGTATTAAAAAGTCCTGTATTGTAGTACAAGGAGATTCAGTTTACAGTTGTGGTGTCAAG GTGAAagaaaaatatggaccaaatctaGACCAGTTAAAAATAGGCCAAACTGTAGGCTTATTAATAGATAATGACTTCTGTTTGCACCTATATATAGATAATATGGACCAAGGTGTAGCAGCCAGGGACATTCCCTATCCATGTTATGGAATAATAGATCTCTACGGTCAATGTGAACAG gTTTCTGTTGTACCAACAGAACGTGTATCACCCGTCCCTATGTGTATAGCAGAGGACAGAGAAAAAGCTGATTTCGATGAAG TGGTAAAGGAGAAGTCAGGAAGAATAAACATTGTAGAACCAAACTTAGCCCGGAACTGTGAATACCAAAATATTTGTTCTAGGATAAAAATACTGTTAGGAGTTCCTG ATGGATATTTTGACACCTCCATGAACATTTGTTACTGTGATGTCTGCCACAAACTTAGATCTGATGAAATGTACCATTGTAAAGGAGATCCACCAAAAGAATTTGCTCTTCCCTCCTCGTGGTGTAAATTCTCTTTCAA attaccGAACAAAGCTCACACTTTAAATGTTCAGGACAAATGGCACTCAGCATATTACGGAACACGGATGGATTTGTTACGGAGAATTGTGGATACTGGGGATTTACATGTGTCag GGAGTGAGAGTGGATCATGCAGTATTTTAACGTCATCTATAACAAAATACACAGAGAAATCACGACCAGAAACTTGCGGTCTCAAACCAGTGTACTTATCTCCGACTATTAAATATGCTGGATGTAATGAATTCAGTCCTAAATATAA ATTAACAGATCCAAAGACCAAAAAGACCTACTGTGTTAGAATAGGACTACAGGTGTGGTTAAAACCAGGCTCCTATAAAGTTGGACCTCAGTCTTTAGGCTTTGATGAACAAATAGAccccaaatttaaaaacaatgaacTAGAATGGTCAACAAAGGAACGGGGATCAATTATGTTACAGTCATTGCTAATTaagattgaataa
- the LOC139501646 gene encoding neuralized-like protein 4 isoform X4 produces the protein MASSDEPLPKFHERVGSLVQLSNENRTAQRNHPAQEFNNGVAISRDPLKEDQLFEVKIDKKVNSWSGSIEIGVTTCDPNNLNFPISATGFREGTWVMSGSSILKDGHSITEEYGADLDQLSEGDTVGVMVNWKRELRFFVNGVDQGTAASDINSKVYAVVDMYGKCAQVSIIRPGSVHRTDNNITSNDVASQIANEFLTQLSNQIVNDLTRSADILSTSNTSNAEASPSNDMLTFHQKCGSLIKLTNEMRTAERKRPLDEFNNGVVMTNRPLKNDEMFEIRLDILVDKWSGSIEVGITTHNPGTLDIPATMTNMRSGTIMMSGCGILTNGKGTRREYGQYNLDELAEGDRIGLMRKSNGQLHYYINGQDQGVASNETPQTIWGVVDLYGMAVKVTILDRNDPNYPNNIQNTVTRNNVFRHFPDLYDEEALEVTNIDEEESDRLLFHTSCGSHATVMSGQRTALRPNAMDDFNNGVVLTTRTLKPDELFEVRLDKMIDKWAGSVEIGVTLHCAEELEFPSTMTNIRSGTWMMTGNGVMHNGTTVIDEYGQNLDRLKAGDRVGVRRRADGTLNFYVNGIDQGQAATNIPENVFGVVDLYGQAAQATIIDRYDSLSSPDAESSSMVETEELRFHLVHGQNAVIVNNGRTATRPNATGEFNDAIIMSNRPLKDNELFEIIIEKMVDRWSGSIEAGVTAIKPEDLEFPNTMTDIDYDTWMLSGSAIMQDGTTIRNGYPLDLDLVTVGCRLGMMRCSDGTLHFYYNGRDQGVACSDISTNVFAVIDLYGQCSQVSITSGSGVLPTDNNLLQNSTDLSIVSPSDVTHKFSQCCGKNISIKNNGSSACRTRNFNHGLVFSSDPLKRDELFEIRIETLSKVWSGSLHIGLTSSAISDSTPQSLVPTRATELVSKPTWVVLGSEVKKCGSLIKENYTPSLYRLEIGNRVGVKRCADGTMHVYINGEDMGVAASNIPKNVFAVIDLYGSVESISVISNSGGDNPMLASQVSTVSELVEIDKDQDQDTSSDVSFHGNHGKNIILSAGNCTAQRAGSYNQAVIVTSCRLKRNKLFQIKVDKLNACWSCSLVVGVLGFTPDRFNFPVSAIGIKKSCIVVQGDSVYSCGVKVKEKYGPNLDQLKIGQTVGLLIDNDFCLHLYIDNMDQGVAARDIPYPCYGIIDLYGQCEQVSVVPTERVSPVPMCIAEDREKADFDEVVKEKSGRICCLVI, from the exons GTTAATTCATGGAGTGGATCTATAGAGATTGGAGTTACTACTTGTGATCCAAATAACCTGAACTTCCCTATCAGTGCAACAGGTTTCAGAGAGGGAACATGGGTTATGTCTGGTAGTTCTATACTTAAGGATGGACATTCTATAACAGAGGAGTATGGGGCAG ATTTAGACCAGTTATCAGAGGGGGACACAGTTGGTGTTATGGTGAACTGGAAGAGAGAGTTAAGGTTCTTTGTGAATGGTGTTGATCAAGGAACAGCCGCATCAGACATAAATTCTAAAGTTTATGCTGTTGTTGACATGTATGGAAAATGTGCACAGGTTTCTATTATTAGACCTGGCTCTGTCCATAGAACAGATAATA ATATCACCTCCAATGATGTTGCCAGTCAGATAGCCAATGAATTTCTGACACAATTATCCAATCAGATTGTCAATGATTTAACCAGAAGTGCAGACATTTTATCAACATCCAATACTTCCAATGCTGAAGCTTCACCTTCAAATGATATGTTGACATTCCATCAAAAGTGTGGCAGTCTTATTAAATTAACCAATGAAATGAGAACAGCAGAGAGAAAGCGCCCCCTGGATGAGTTCAATAatggagttgtgatgacaaataGACctttaaaaaatgatgaaatgttTGAA aTTCGTCTGGATATTTTAGTAGATAAATGGTCAGGGTCTATAGAGGTAGGAATTACAActcataatcctggtacattgGACATTCCAGCAACTATGACAAATATGAGATCTG gtaCTATTATGATGAGTGGTTGTGGAATTCTGACCAATGGGAAAGGTACAAGGAGAGAGTATGGACAATATAACTTAGATGAATTGGCG GAGGGAGATAGAATTGGTTTGATGAGGAAATCTAATGGTCAGTTACATTATTACATCAATGGTCAGGACCAAGGTGTGGCCTCTAACGAGACCCCACAGACTATATGGGGTGTGGTGGACCTCTATGGGATGGCTGTCAAAGTAACCATTCTGGATAGAAATGACCCTAACTATCCTAACAACATACAAAACACAGTTACAAGAAATAATGTTTTCCGACATTTTCCTGATCTGTATGATGAAGAAGCTTTGGAAGTGACTAATATTG ATGAAGAAGAATCTGACAGGTTATTATTTCATACATCCTGTGGGTCACATGCTACCGTTATGAGTGGACAAAGAACAGCTCTCAGACCTAA TGCAATGGATGATTTTAACAATGGAGTTGTACTTACAACTAGAACACTGAAACCAGATGAACTATTTGAGGTCCGACTTGATAAAATGATAGACAAATGGGCAGGGTCAGTAGAGATAGGGGTAACATTACATTGTGCTGAGGAGCTGGAGTtcccttcaacaatgacaaacaTCAGATCGGGGACATGGATGATGACAGGGAATGGAGTGATGCATAATGGAACAACAGTTATTGATGAATATGGACAAAACCTTGATCGCTTAAAG GCAGGAGATAGAGTAGGTGTTAGAAGAAGAGCTGATGGGACTTTGAATTTCTATGTTAATGGTATAGACCAGGGTCAAGCTGCCACTAATATTCCAGAGAATGTGTTTGGTGTGGTAGATTTGTATGGACAAGCTGCACAGGCCACAATTATAGATAGATATG ATAGTCTAAGCTCTCCCGATGCAGAGTCTAGTAGTATGGTGGAGACAGAGGAATTAAGGTTTCATCTCGTCCATGGACAGAACGCTGTTATTGTCAACAATGGTAGAACTGCTACACGTCCTAATGCCACGGGAGAATTTAATGATGCCATCATCATGAGTAACAGACCATTAAAGGATAACGAACTGTTTGAAATCATTATTGAGAAAATGGTGGATCGTTGGTCTGGGTCTATTGAGGCTG GAGTAACAGCCATCAAGCCAGAAGATTTAGAATTTCCTAACACCATGACAGATATAGATTATGATACATGGATGTTAAG TGGATCTGCCATCATGCAGGATGGTACTACTATAAGAAATGGTTATCCTTTAGATTTAGATTTAGTAACTGTGGGGTGTCGTCTGGGGATGATGAGATGTTCTGATGGGACGCTACACTTTTATTATAACGGTAGAGACCAGGGAGTGGCCTGTTCAGATATTTCTACAA aTGTATTTGCAGTCATAGATTTATATGGACAATGTAGCCAAGTGTCTATTACAAGTGGTTCTGGAGTTCTTCCTACAGataataatttattacaaaatagtACAGATCTGTCAATAGTATCACCATCAG ATGTCACACACAAGTTTAGCCAGTGCTGCGGGAAGaatatttctatcaaaaataatgGTTCTTCTGCATGTAGAACGAGAAATTTTAACCATGGACTGGTATTTAGTTCTGATCCACTCAAAAGAGATGAACTTTTTGAG ATAAGAATAGAAACACTATCCAAAGTTTGGTCTGGATCATTACACATCGGACTGACCAGTTCAGCTATATCTGACTCTACTCCACAGTCCTTGGTCCCCACCAGAGCTACAGAACTAGTCTCTAAACCAACATGGGTAGTTCTGGGCTCAGAGGTCAAGAAATGTGGCTCACTTATTAAGGAAAATTATACTCCATCTTTATATAGACTAGAG ATAGGAAACAGAGTTGGGGTGAAGAGATGTGCTGATGGCaccatgcatgtatatatcaatgGAGAAGATATGGGCGTTGCTGCTTCTAACATTCCTAAG AATGTGTTTGCTGTGATAGATTTATATGGATCTGTAGAATCAATATCTGTGATCAGTAATTCAGGGGGAGATAATCCAATGCTTGCTAGTCAAGTGTCAACAGTATCAGAACTTGTAGAg ATTGACAAAGATCAGGATCAGGATACATCCAGTGATGttagtttccatggtaaccaTGGAAAGAATATAATTCTGTCAGCTGGTAACTGTACAGCTCAAAGAGCGGGTAGTTATAATCAAGCTGTTATCGTTACTAGTTGTCGTCTCAAGAGAAATAAGTTATTCCAA ataaaaGTAGATAAATTAAATGCCTGTTGGAGTTGCTCACTAGTTGTTGGTGTATTGGGTTTTACACCTGACAGATTTAACTTTCCAGTATCAGCCATTGGTATTAAAAAGTCCTGTATTGTAGTACAAGGAGATTCAGTTTACAGTTGTGGTGTCAAG GTGAAagaaaaatatggaccaaatctaGACCAGTTAAAAATAGGCCAAACTGTAGGCTTATTAATAGATAATGACTTCTGTTTGCACCTATATATAGATAATATGGACCAAGGTGTAGCAGCCAGGGACATTCCCTATCCATGTTATGGAATAATAGATCTCTACGGTCAATGTGAACAG gTTTCTGTTGTACCAACAGAACGTGTATCACCCGTCCCTATGTGTATAGCAGAGGACAGAGAAAAAGCTGATTTCGATGAAG TGGTAAAGGAGAAGTCAGGAAGAATCTGTTGTCTTGttatatga